From the genome of Halobacteriovorax marinus SJ:
CAGCAACAACTAAGACACCATATTCTTTTCCAATATAGTCAATTGTCTCTTTTACTAGCATTCCACCTTCGTTGTGAGACTTTCCAAATGAGCAATTTATAATCTTTGCTCCATTTTTAGCGGCATAGAGAAAGGCCTCTGCAACATCTACGTCTGTTTCATCTGAATAATTAGGGACTGTTCTAATTCCCATAATCTCAACATTAGATGCCACACCAGCAATTCCAATTCCATTATTTTGCTTGGCCGCAATTGTTCCAGAAACGTGAGTTCCATGACTATGACCATCCATTATATCCATTGTCGCATTCCCATCGCTATCTCTAACCAAAGTGTTAATTCCATGAATATCGTCGATATAACCATTTCCATCATCATCAATTCCATTACCTGGAATCTCCCCAGAGTTTGTCCACATGACATCTCTTAAGTCTTCATGATTATAGTCAACTCCTGTATCCACTACAGCGACGATTACTTTCTCCGTTGTTGAAGGATCAAAGTTGTCATAAGCGGCGAAAATATTCATTCCTTTTTTATTTGAAGGTCTAAAGCCCCAAAGCTTACTAACTTTTGGATCATTAAAGTACTCTGCATTTTTAAGTGCTCCGTGAGCAACTTTATGTGGATTGATGGCCTTTGGCATGGCCTCTCTCTTTGCGTAGAAATCTTTATTTACAGAGAGAATTGCACTTGAGTTTCTTAGTTCTTTTTCAAGATCAGAGATATTATGACTTCTAAGAACATAATTATTTTCAAAAAGATGCATTGAAGATTTAATTAATTCACTGCTTGGCAATTCATGGCCCTTATTTAATTTAACAATAAGTCTTCCCTGATGATAATCGGGAGTATTAGCAAATGAAGTTGCACTTAAAAATAGAGCGGCACTTAAGATAGATTTAGAGATCAAAACAATTCCTTTGTTTAAGATTGAATAGAATAATTGTAGAAATTTAAATTTTAAATGACATCATACAAATTCTGTCATCTCTATAATTAGACTATAATTAAAGTTAAACCCGACTATTATTGACAGCTATAAACCTATTTCAAAATATAAGAGACATAAGTACAATATCTTTATTAAATATATTAGGAGATTTCTTTGAGAGCTCAAATTGCTTTTATTTTTCTTATCTTACTCTCTTCAAACTTAATGGCCAAAACTATTAGAATTGGAGGTTTAAAACATATCCCACCTTATTTTAATAAAATTGATGACACAGGAATAGAGCTTGATATCTTAAAGGCTGCTTTTACTAAAATTGGATATGATTACACCCTCACAGTCTTTTCAAATGACAAGAGGGCCACTCAACTACTCAGAGATGATCATATAGACGCTATTGTGAGCAATACTCCCGATACCGTTTTTTCTAATGAGAAAACTCTTTATACATCAGATAATATTATAGACTTTGTAGACTGTGCCATCACTCTTAGTAGTGCAGACTTCCAGGTCACAAACTTTAAAGATCTCGCAAGTAAATCAGTTTGGGCCTTTACTGGAGCTAGTAAGGCCTTAGGTAAAGAGTTTTATAAAATGTCACAGGACAACCCACTCTACAATGAAAGCGGAGATCAGCTAACTCAGCCCCGCGCACTTATGAAAAAGAGAATTGATGTAGCGATTTCTGATATAAATATTTTCTTACTTCGTGCAAAACAGGATAATTATAAATTTTCTGATTTTAAAGTTTTCACTATTGCACCACTCACTCCGAGATCACTTCGTTTTAAGAGCAAGCAATTGAGAGATGACTTTAATAAAGGACTTAAAGTCATCCAAAAAAATGGGACCTATCAAGAGATTCTTAATAAGTATAAGAACCTCTATAGGCCTAGTTGTAATTAAAGAGCAATATAGAGCTCTCCTAAATTTTCCTTAACAAGATCGATAACTTCGTTTTGTGAATTTCTTATTGGAGTAGATCTATACCAAGAGGCTTTTCTCTCGTTATTTAAAGTCATCTCCTCAGTCTGTCTCTCTTCCCAAACACCTGCCGCAGACTTCCAGTAATGAGAACCATTCACAATTCTTGAATAACCGCCATCGGCATCACGCTCTTGAAAGTACGGTGAGTTCTGGCCTGTCGCCACAACTGTTTGACAGCCAGACATCTTTGCAAAAGAGTCTGCAAAGTATGTTGAAACATTACAAGCATAGAATTGAGCTATACAACTAGAGCAGAATTTAATCTTTCCCTTCTTAATTTCTTTAATAAGATCATCTTTAAAAGTTCTTGAACCCGTCTTAGCAATTTTCTCAGGTCCATGTTCATAATCAACATAGATACCATTGAATCCAGACTTTCCAGAAAGTCCATGACCCTCTCCAGTTCTGCCCTCACTTCTCCAACCATGTGAAGTAGAAGTGATCTTTGGAATACAACCATTGTCTTTAGTGTAATCTTTTAGGGCCTTAATAAATTTCTTTCCATTCTTCCATGAGACCAATGAATTAAAATTATTCTTGGATAATATTAAGTCAAAGGCAGGTTCGTCTTCATTAGATTTTTTAACAAGACCAAGTCCTTTATTATTTCCAGTATAAAGAGTCATTCCATCTCTTTCGAGCGCCTCAATCCCCATTGTCTCCATGAAATGATTTCGATACTCCACGCCCTCGGATAACTCTCCTACCTTTAGTGGTAGTCCCTCACCGTGAGAACTTGAAAATACTTTTGTCATATACTTAGCAATGAAGTCATCAATTACACTAGCGGAAGTTGACGACACTGAAAGAGAAGACAATAAAAGTGTAGTGATTAAAACTTTGGAATTCATAAAACCTCCATCACATTTTTAAAGATAGAGGTTTATATTATTTATTTACATGCTACGCAATGCAGCATGTAAATAATATTAGATGGTAAACATTTGAAATTAAAGGTTAGTCACTATTCACACAACTAATTAATTTATTTAAATTAGATCCTGTTGAGTTCATCAATGGCCCAAAGTGATTGTAGGCATAACCGGAATAAATCCAAGGAGACACACAACGGTCTTGCTTTGCCCTTCCACTATTAAGTGGATGAGTTGCACTGGATTTAGAAGAATTCGTTTGGATAGAGAAAGTTTGAACAACTTTATTTACTCCACAAAATGCATTCATGGTTTGTAAGCTCGAGCCAAAAACTTCAATTAACTCTCTCTTAGAAGCTGACGTCGAAACGCTACAACTTGGATAGAGATCATTCCACGATTTTAGACATGGATTTATATTTCCTCTACCGTTAGGGGTGAATTGAAAGAGCCCAATATTTAATTTAGACGCCTCATCTTGGTAAGGGTCTTCATAGAATTTAACCCCAGCGGGCTTTCTATAATTATCATGTTCATACTTAGCGGCAACTCTCCTACTACTACTTGTCTCAGACGAAGTCAGAGACTCCGTATACGCTAAACAAGAGAAGAACTTAGTCCAAGTCTTTACTAATTTCATTCTCGACTCTTCACTTCCCTCTAGCATTTCTTCACGCAAGAGATTCACCTTTGACTCAAAGGCATTGAGTTTAGCAATGACAGCGCTTGAAGGAACTCGATTTGATTTCTTCAACGTCTTTACTAGAGACGATCTAGTGGAATGACATAGAGGTCTCTGGGCAAGTCCTGAGAGAAAGTAATCATTTTCATTTCTAGGAATAGAATAATAAGGAGCAAGAGCTGACAAGTGAGTTCGCGTATCTTCAAGTTGAGACTCTACAAAGTAAGCAATTCTCTCACTAAAATTATCGTAACTTTCTAAGTTAACTTCGCAGTAATCGCTATGTTTTTCAAAGAGGTCTTCCCTATCTTTTCTTAGCGCTTGATAGCTTCCAAAGTACTGGTCTACATCAGTACCAATTTGTGAAGCGACCTCTACAAAATCAGTTGGCACAGGCCTTGGATCAGGAGAGGGATCAGGTCTAGGAGTCTGGGCCGGTGGCTCAGACGGAGTTTGTACCGGCGGTTCTGGCTCCTTGGATCTAGATCTAAAAAGCCCCATGCCCATGGCCGATTCACATAGCAGAATAAAACTGAGTAAAGTAATCCCTTTTTTCACACTACCTCCGAAATAAATTCTTCACCTTGTGAAACTATTCGGATGCGCCTATAAGAGAGTTAGAAGAAGATTTTAAATAAGCTTAAAGAGAAAATAATTCTCCTAAGAAATAGGTCAAGTATGTACCAAGCATTTGAAGATACATTGAAATTCTCCATTACACTGATTTCTATTTTAAATCCCATAGGAATTATTCCCATCTTTCTAAATTTAACTAAGGCCAATAGTGAGTCTCAAATAATTAAGATAGCCCACTCTTGCTCTTTAGCCGTCGTCATAACTATCTTGGTAAGTTTAGTAGCGGGACAATATGTTCTTGAGTTCTTTGGAATTAGTATTGCTTCATTTACAATCGGTGGTGGAATACTCCTCTCTTCCATGGCCTTTAGTATGATCCAGGCCACTTCTTCCAATGCCAAAATCAACGACGACGAAATTGAGCAAATGCAAGACCTAAGAGAACTTGGAATTGTACCCCTAGCAATACCTCTACTCTCTGGACCAGGAGCAATTTCAACATCCATCATTCATGCTAAGGCCTTTGCAACTCCTCTTCACTGGGTGGGAGCAATTCTAGCTGTTATTCTCATTGGTATACTCGTAAGAAATGTCCTCGCCTACTCAAAGAGAATTGGTGAGAGACTGGGAA
Proteins encoded in this window:
- a CDS encoding substrate-binding periplasmic protein is translated as MRAQIAFIFLILLSSNLMAKTIRIGGLKHIPPYFNKIDDTGIELDILKAAFTKIGYDYTLTVFSNDKRATQLLRDDHIDAIVSNTPDTVFSNEKTLYTSDNIIDFVDCAITLSSADFQVTNFKDLASKSVWAFTGASKALGKEFYKMSQDNPLYNESGDQLTQPRALMKKRIDVAISDINIFLLRAKQDNYKFSDFKVFTIAPLTPRSLRFKSKQLRDDFNKGLKVIQKNGTYQEILNKYKNLYRPSCN
- a CDS encoding MarC family protein produces the protein MYQAFEDTLKFSITLISILNPIGIIPIFLNLTKANSESQIIKIAHSCSLAVVITILVSLVAGQYVLEFFGISIASFTIGGGILLSSMAFSMIQATSSNAKINDDEIEQMQDLRELGIVPLAIPLLSGPGAISTSIIHAKAFATPLHWVGAILAVILIGILVRNVLAYSKRIGERLGTIGQNVMTRIMGIILLAISIEMIVGGVKEIIPILKGA
- a CDS encoding S8 family peptidase, producing MISKSILSAALFLSATSFANTPDYHQGRLIVKLNKGHELPSSELIKSSMHLFENNYVLRSHNISDLEKELRNSSAILSVNKDFYAKREAMPKAINPHKVAHGALKNAEYFNDPKVSKLWGFRPSNKKGMNIFAAYDNFDPSTTEKVIVAVVDTGVDYNHEDLRDVMWTNSGEIPGNGIDDDGNGYIDDIHGINTLVRDSDGNATMDIMDGHSHGTHVSGTIAAKQNNGIGIAGVASNVEIMGIRTVPNYSDETDVDVAEAFLYAAKNGAKIINCSFGKSHNEGGMLVKETIDYIGKEYGVLVVAAAGNSSQDIDKKLTYPASFDSENLLVVASNSKLGMSYFSNYGLKSVDVVAPGSSIYSTVPGNRYSSMSGTSMASPNTAGVAAEILSRNPGLSPLQLKTIIMNTVSKSRSFSAKTAAGGIIDLATALK